In Vespa velutina chromosome 1, iVesVel2.1, whole genome shotgun sequence, the following proteins share a genomic window:
- the LOC124948332 gene encoding dnaJ homolog subfamily C member 13 isoform X1: MQENALKFRHETMMPLKDNQDLACFLVTKHSWKGKYKRIFSIGSMGITTYNPGTLEVTNKWDYSEFISIQPTNKHQLGSCEFSITMRKERKVDTMKFSSEHRAHLLTEALKYRNQFAEKSKEILKYHAVKCHWSNTTLPIVLEVTPYSLDQLDPTTNMLLSSYCYKDFEGIATMKDYPNGFVIVCGGFGRLHLFASSQIEEIKKKLLESAINNLGINIKVLKEPIKIKDFLAQRLGKFSSDEHITSGSEFTVHKISPRYKEPQKRTLCLSDTCLLERDPQTYNICTLRPLSDIFALIRDNKNPQLFTIQYLNGQIRSYTATDRDSLLASLLDGVRASGNRDAHVRMHPIARGKRLGPLNLSVDEEVEISHVKFLQQPPGGRTFAEILERFNANIPYSGLNYSITQDDGTPLEWTVPSLQLQLYSVMNNYLQGLFTENKEKIILAALSTLVNKELEGNDEIEAQFHAIRRLVASKVGFTAFTSFAGFREAIGTRVVKALKREDCGVTQAAIDCICALMQPMHDDCDLRQEQLNKSSLLSSNKFLESLLEMWINHINHGTGALVVSAMLDLLTFALCVPYSETTDGKHFDNLLEMVAARGRSLFKLFQHPSLAIVKGAGLIMRAIIEEGAPEVAAKMQELALAEGALPRHLLYSLFTIGNDSRLLTHRQLCRHLVGLWVTGHPTAMGLLKRIMPVGLLNYLDSDEKVPDSFLEEEKLNNRDNLKIAIDHASKNKKSPQWIMIERQVRLVEKHMEHALQHWGARIGIERQEKIKERPIVLRKRRERIKSEANWKLFYYKFNQDHSLPNLIWNHKTREELRTALDHEIRAFTSDKELAGGTLIAWNYREFEVQYQCLSDEVKIGDYYLRLLLERDSPESPIRKSYEFFNDLYHRFLLTTKVEMKCLCLQAMTIVYGRYYEDIGPFSDTKYIVGMLDRCTDRMERDRLVMFIKKLIQHRRNVKEIMDQNGVRALVDLLTLAHLHTSRAVVPTQTNVIEAGPQQERMMEKEWYYNDGDTRKGPISLKDLKDLYTTSKITYKTKVWAQGLDGWRMISQVPQLKWTLVARGIPVINESELATLILNILIKMCEYFPSRDADDAVIRPLPRVKRLLSDLQCLPHIVQLLLTFDPVLVERVATLLCEIMRDNADVSKIYLTGVFYFILMYTGSNVLPIARFLQLTHTKQAFRSDDNISSDIMQRSILGQLLPDAMVSYLENHGAEKFAQIFLGDFDTPEAIWNAEMRRMLIEKIAAHIADFTPKLRSHTMAKYQYIAIPAVRYPQLENELFCQIFYLRHLCDTVKFPQWPIPEPVQLLKDVLNAWKKEVEKKPPLMTVDEAYKVLGLPVGEQHNEANVRKSYYKLAQMYHPDKNPQGRDKFEAVNQAYEFLCSRSCWTTDGPNPDNIVLILRTQSILFHRYTEELRPYKYAGYPQLIKTIKLESDDERLFSKSAPLLAAASELAYHTVHCSALNAEELRREDGLEVLLRAYTRCVSVLNKSSKPNDIAVQVCMHITKCFAVAGSFSGCRDKIIELPQLVKDLCRILHFRHLTKLCSVATECVSSLATDSILQMELFKSDALWHLLLFMFNYDYTLEEGGVERTQDENRQEVANNLAKLAVKACARLGGYMTGENKTPNNPVTVNALEKLLTPYLARQLSKDKPEEILKTLNSNCSNPYLIWDNGTRAELNEYLEAKRLERLNGNENFEHDFSNFKYSAHAGELIIGEIFVKVYNEQPVFPIEDPKSFTINLLEFLSKSSDYLASLGNVTLGKEYKEKLEHVVMALEALRNVIKNNPGIELQCMGHFKLLFGLVNCNNCKLVQKSALEVISNVTKNQECVSDIAANEVIVHLLLCLHSLKEYQLLALETLYALMSSTKIVKDALAKGAVVYVLDLFCNSSNTQVRETAAELLAKMSSDKLAGPRVKLDLSKFLPRLFSEAIRDSPKQCVHMFETKHENPELIWDDESKGRVSRIIAELKDEYFALQRRNPSVIMKLPETQNNIDIATNEPVVGGVYLRLFIASPAWALRKPKEFLSELMDTILTLMSKEKTDPEMLELTTQALVCLLQVQPILADQVPSLGHIPRLCRQMAMQNNQPSVYKTAILILHQLATSEICISSICQTECISPLKHAMQSRRDMIAIACETLNRLFSTNEDRLIKQALEAEMVPYLLNILEGRLDVIDNPATTKAQIVKALKAMTKSLLLGEKVNAILEKSSVWAEYKDQRHDLFISNTTNSGYLTAGTPLSAGYLTAGPSTTLTTGPPPVDKEDSLIRNDSI; this comes from the exons ATGCAAGAAAACGCGTTAAAATTTC GACATGAGACAATGATGCCACTAAAGGATAACCAGGATCTTGCATGCTTTCTGGTCACCAAACATTCATGGAAAGGGAA GTACAAACGTATTTTTTCCATTGGATCCATGGGTATTACGACATATAATCCTGGGACCTTAGAGGTTACTAATAAATGGGATTACTCTGAATTTATTAGTATACAACCTACAAATAAGCATCAGTTGGGTTCCTGTGAATTCAGCATAACTATGCGGAAAGAACGTAAAGTTGATACAATGAAATTTAGTTCAGAACATAGAGCACATTTGTTAACAGAAGCACTCAAATATAGAAATCAGTTTGCagagaaatcaaaagaaattttg aaatatcatGCTGTTAAATGCCATTGGTCTAATACAACATTACCAATAGTATTGGAAGTTACTCCATATAGTCTTGATCAGCTGGATCCTACAACGAACATGCTACTTTCCAGTTATTGTTATAAGGACTTTGAAGGCATCGCTACGATGAAAGACTATCCTAATGGATTTGTGATTGTTTGTGGTGGATTTGGACGTTTACATCTTTTTGCATCTTCTCAGatagaggaaataaaaaagaaactattggAGTCAGCAATAAATAATCTAGGAAtcaatataaaagttttaaaagaaccaataaaaattaaagattttcttgCACAAAGATTAGGCAAATTCAGTAGTGATGAACATATAACAAGCGGATCAGAATTTACTGTTCATAAAATTTCACCTAGATATAAAGAACCACAAAAAAGAACACTTTGCCTTTCTGATACTTGCTTATTGGAAAGGGATCCacaaacatataatatttgtactcTTAGACCACTATCAGATATTTTTGCTCTTAttcgtgataataaaaatccacaattatttacgatacaatatttaaatggaCAAATTAGAAGTTACACTGCAACAGACAGAGATTCCCTGTTAGCTTCATTACTTGATGGTGTAAGAGCATCTGGAAATAGAGATGCTCATGTAAGAATGCATCCAATTGCAAGGGGAAAAAGATTAGGACCTCTTAATTTATCTGTTGATGAAGAAGTAGAAATATCCCATGTTAAATTCTTACAACAACCACCAGGAGGACGTACTTTTGCAGAAATTTTGGAAAGGTTTAATGCTAATATACCGTATAGTGGTCTCAATTATTCAATAACTCAAGAT GACGGTACACCGCTTGAATGGACTGTACCAAGCTTACAGCTTCAACTGTACAGTGTGATGAATAACTACTTACAGGGACTTTTTActgagaataaagagaaaattatactTGCTGCCTTAAGCACCTTAGTAAATAAAGAGCTAGAAGGGAATGATGAGATCGAAGCACAGTTTCATGCTATACGAAGATTAGTAGCAAGTAAAGTTGGATTCACTGCATTCACCTCTTTTGCTGGATTTAGAGAAGCTATTGGTACTAGAGTTGTAAAAGcattaaagagagaagattgTGGTGTTACACAGGCTGCTATAGATTGTATATGTGCGCTTATGCAACCAATGCATGATGATTGTGACCTAAGGCAAGAACAATTGAACAAAAGCAGTCTTCTTAGTAGTAACAAATTTTTAGAAAGTTTACTTGAAATGTGGATTAATCATATT AATCATGGCACTGGTGCTTTAGTAGTTTCTGCCATGCTTGATCTATTAACTTTTGCATTATGTGTACCATATAGTGAAACTACAGATGGCAAACATTTTGACAACCTTTTAGAGATGGTTGCAGCAAGGGGTAGAtctcttttcaaattatttcaacaTCCGTCACTGGCTATTGTTAAAGGAGCTGGTTTGATAATGAGAGCAATTATAGAAGAAGGTGCACCTGAAGTGGCTGCAAAAATGCAAGAACTAGCTCTTGCTGAAGGAGCTTTACCAAGGCATCTTTTATATAGCCTCTTTACTATCGGCAATGATAGTAGACTTCTGACACATAGACAACTATGCAGACATTTAGTAGGATTATGGGTGACAGGACATCCTACAGCTATGGgattattaaaacgaattatg CCCGTTGGTTTACTAAATTATTTAGACTCCGATGAAAAAGTTCCTGATTCAtttctcgaagaagaaaaattaaataatcgtgataatttaaaaatagcaATAGACCAtgcatcgaaaaataaaaaaagtccGCAGTGGATTATGATCGAACGCCAAGTGCGATTAGTAGAGAAGCATATGGAACATGCTCTTCAACATTGGGGTGCACGCATTGGTAtagaaagacaagaaaaaatcaaagaacgTCCAATAGTCTTAAGAAAACGCAGAGAAAGAATTAAGTCTGAAGCAAATtggaaattgttttattataaattcaatcaAGATCATTCGTTACCTAATTTAATATGGAACCATAAAACAAGAGAGGAATTAAGAACTGCTCTCGATCATGAAATACGTGCATTTACCTCGGATAAAGAATTAGCAGGTGGAACCTTAATTGCATGGAATTACAGAGAATTCGAAGTGCAATATCAGTGCCTATCAGATGAAGTCAAAATTGGAGATTATTACTTGAGGCTGCTACTAGAAAGAGATAGCCCAGAGAGTCCAATTCGAAAAtc gtatgaattttttaatgactTATACCATAGATTCTTGTTAACAACAAAAGTCGAAATGAAGTGCCTTTGCTTGCAAGCAATGACTATAGTGTATGGACGATATTACGAAGATATTGGACCATTCTCAGACACAAAATATATAGTAGGAATGTTGGATCGGTGCACCGATAGAATGGAACGTGATCGATTAGTTATGTTCATAAAGAAACTCATTCAACACAGAAGAAACGTTAAAGAGATAATGGATCAGAATGGTGTACGAGCACTTGTAGATCTTTTAACATTAGCACATTTACATACTTCTCGTGCTGTGGTACCCACGCAAACTAATGTCATAGAAGCAGGTCCACAGCAAGAGAGGATGATGGAAAAAGAATGGTATTATAACGATGGTGATACACGTAAGGGTCCCATAAGTTTAAAAGATCTGAAAGATTTATATACGACAAGTAAGATAACTTATAAAACAAAGGTTTGGGCACAAGGATTGGATGGATGGAGGATGATATCTCAAGTACCACAATTGAAATGGACTTTAGTTGCAAGAGGAATTCCAGTAATCAATGAAAGTGAATTAGCaactttaattttaaatatcttaattaaaatgtGCGAATACTTTCCAAGTAGAGATGCGGATGATGCTGTGATTAGGCCATTACCACGTGTTAAACGTCTCTTGTCGGACCTTCAATGTTTACCACATATTGTACAACTCCTATTGACTTTCGATCCCGTATTGGTCGAAAGAGTCGCTACATTATTATGTGAAATAATGCGTGACAATGCAGATGTCTCAAAAATTTATCTCACTGGTGTTTTTTACTTCATATTGATGTACACTGGTTCCAATGTTCTACCTATAGCAAGATTTTTACAATTGACACACACCAAACAGGCTTTTAGAAGCGATGAC AACATATCTTCTGACATTATGCAACGAAGCATTCTTGGTCAACTTTTACCCGATGCCATGGTGAGCTATTTAGAAAATCATGGTGCAGAGAAATTTGCACAAATATTTCTAGGTGATTTTGATACTCCGGAAGCAATTTGGAATGCTGAAATGAGAAGAATGCTTATTGAAAAAATAGCCGCACATATTGCCGATTTTACCCCGAAATTAAGAAGTCATACTATGGCCAAATATCAATACATTGCTATACCTGCTGTGAGGTATCCACAATtggaaaatgaattattttgtcaaatattttatcttcgacATTTGTGCGATACTGTCAAATTTCCGCAATGGCCTATACCTGAACCT GTGCAATTATTAAAAGACGTATTGAATGCATGGAAAAAAGAGGTAGAAAAGAAACCACCTTTAATGACAGTTGATGAGGCTTACAAAGTATTAGGTTTGCCTGTTGGAGAACAACACAATGAAGCAAATGTTAGAAAATCATATTACAAGTTAGCTCAAATGTATCACCCTGATAAAAACCCTCAAGGCAGA GATAAATTTGAGGCAGTTAATCAAgcatatgaatttttatgtaGTCGCAGCTGTTGGACTACCGATGGTCCGAATCCTGATAATATAGTACTTATTTTGAGAACACAAAgtattctttttcatagatATACAGAAGAACTTAGGCCATATAAATATGCCGGTTATCCTCAGTTAATTAAGACGATCAAATTAGAATCGGATGATGAACGTTTATTTTCAAAGTCTGCACCATTGTTGGCTGCTGCTAGTGAACTTGCATATCATACGGTTCATTGTTCTGCTTTAAACGCGGAAGAATTACGAAGAGAAGATGGTTTAGAGGTTTTACTTCGTGCCTATACTCGATGTGTTTCGGTTTTGAACAAATCAAGTAAACCTAACGATATCGCGGTACAAGTATGTATGCACATTACTAAATGTTTCGCTGTTGCTGGATCATTTAGTGGATGCagagataaaattatagaGTTACCACAATTGGTTAAAGATTTGTGCAGAATATTACATTTCAGA CATTTGACAAAATTATGTTCGGTTGCTACCGAATGTGTTTCATCGCTTGCTACAGATAGCATTCTGCAAATGGAACTATTTAAATCTGATGCTTTGTGGCATCTGTTGCTGTTTATgtttaattacgattatacaTTAGAAGAAGGTGGCGTCGAAAGAACTCAAGATGAGAATAGACAAGAAGTTGCTAATAATTTGGCAAAATTGGCTGTTAAAGCTTGTGCCAGATTGGGTGGTTATATGACaggagaaaacaaaacacCTAATAATCCTGTCACAGTGAATGCTTTAGAAAAACTTTTAACACCTTATCTTGCTCGTCAGCTTAGCAAAGATAAACctgaagaaatattaaagacATTAAATTCTAATTGTTCAAACCCATATTTGATTTGGGATAATGGAACTAGAGCAGAGTTAAACGAATATCTAGAAGCTAAGCGATTAGAAAGATTGAATGGTAACGAAAATTTTGAACATGATTTCagtaatttcaaatatagTGCTCATGCTGGAGAATTAATTATTGgtgaaatatttgttaaagtaTATAATGAACAACCAGTTTTTCCTATAGag gaTCCAAAAagttttacaataaatttgcTTGAATTTCTGTCCAAATCATCGGATTATTTAGCTTCTCTTGGAAATGTTACTTTAGgcaaagaatataaagaaaaattggaacACGTTGTAATGGCTTTGGAAGCATTaagaaatgtaattaaaaataatcctgGAATAGAATTACAGTGTATGGGTCATTTCAAGTTATTATTTGGATTAGTTAATTGTAACAATTGCAAATTAGTGCAAAAAAGTGCGCTTGAGGTAATCAGTAATGTAACTAAAAATCAAGAATGTGTCAGTGATATTGCAGCAAACGAAGTGATAGTACATTTACTATTATGCTTGCATAGTCTAAAAGAGTATCAACTTCTTGCATTAGAAACTTTATATGCACTGATGAGTTCAACGAAAATCGTAAAAGATGCACTGGCTAAAG gAGCTGTTGTTTATGTCCTTGATTTATTCTGCAATTCAAGTAACACTCAGGTACGAGAAACAGCGGCTGAATTGCTCGCCAAAATGTCTTCAGATAAACTGGCTGGACCAAGGGTAAAATTAGATCTATCTAAATTTTTACCCAGATTATTTAGTGAGGCAATTCGTGATTCACCTAAACAATGTGTACATATGTTTGAAACAAAACACGAAAATCCGGAATTAATTTGGGATGATGAATCTAAAGGACGAGTTTCAAGAATTATTGCTGAATTGAAAGATGA ATATTTCGCATTGCAAAGACGAAATCCTAGTGTGATAATGAAGTTACCAGAAActcaaaataatattgatatcgCTACAAATGAACCTGTAGTAGGCGGCGTATACCTCAGATTATTTATAGCTAGTCCTGCATGGGCTCTTAGAAAGCCTAAGGAATTTTTAAGTGAACTTATGGACACTATTCTAACACTTATGTCTAAGGAAAAGACTGAC cCGGAGATGTTAGAGCTTACAACACAAGCTTTGGTGTGTTTATTACAAGTGCAACCAATATTAGCAGATCAAGTACCATCGTTAGGCCATATACCACGACTATGTAGACAAATGGCAATGCAGAACAATCAACCTTCCGTATATAAAACagcaatattaatattacaccAATTAGCTACCAGCGAG ATTTGTATATCATCTATTTGTCAAACAGAATGTATAAGTCCATTAAAACATGCTATGCAATCCAGACGGGATATGATAGCAATAGCTTGCGAAACtttaaatagattattttcaaCAAATGAAGATAGACTTATTAAACAG GCACTGGAAGCTGAAATGGTGCCATATCTCTTAAATATATTGGAAGGTCGACTAGATGTTATCGATAATCCTGCTACAACCAAAGCGCAAATAGTGAAAGCTTTGAAAGCAATGACGAAAAGTTTACTTTTAGGTGAAAAAGTCAATGCTATACTAGAAAAATCTAGTGTCTGGGCAGAATATAAAGATCAACgacatgatttatttatatccaaCACAACCAACTCAGGCTATTTAACAG CTGGAACACCATTATCTGCTGGTTATCTAACGGCAGGGCCCAGTACGACACTTACCACAGGTCCACCACCAGTTGACAAGGAAGATAGTTTAATTAGAAACGATAGCATCTGA